In Trifolium pratense cultivar HEN17-A07 linkage group LG7, ARS_RC_1.1, whole genome shotgun sequence, a genomic segment contains:
- the LOC123895098 gene encoding protein virilizer homolog isoform X2: MTVRRGRGESFQADVSAFSRGVAQSVSSGPTRRDSFRQRKPNTSRPPSMHVDDYVARERNIDGVTNVIAVPRTGSTGGRPPSIHVDEFMARQRERQNPSATVVGEAVGHLKNASPVKATDVEKSNKSKQLKTDLDDDLQGIDIVFDEEESDSDDKLPFLQPDDNLQQPAPVIVEQSSPHSIVEETESDAVDSSQFSHMGTPLGSNIDENAQSEFSSKVSGSRPDMPLTRESSVSSDRKYGEQSDDTRIVKISGGNDSATANNSYPVSVYNNPSATSMQLPIDSRIASQNFYLKNSPQHGSIATGSQGLYDPRFFPNQPPLPPMPPPPTVSPVISHGTDSVHGQSSSFVNSPAGARRPVTFQGPSDYSSPFNNGSTSFASSLPMPDSKYSRNSVSSPSGPNRFAPPLPPTPPPYASSPYNLPSVKTSVSQPAPYNQASIGNNELSQASIAPSGSRLSSYPPSMMSMGYNRPMTVYGNAPNQQQNDNQPSFLQSISVPQASFQSMHSVTQLQPLQPPQLSRPPQPPQLPRPPVQALQQLEQGMAIKSNVQVHELQMLQQSQVSSMQTYYQTQQHQFSHEQQQQQVQNSQQTGDAQPQEHSDVGIKLHEYFSSPEAIQSLLSDREKLCQLLEHHPKLMQMLQEKMSQM; encoded by the exons ATGACAGTGAGACGAGGTAGAGGAGAAAGTTTTCAAGCTGATGTCTCTGCTTTTTCACGTGGCGTAGCACAGTCTGTTTCCTCTGGTCCTACACGGAGGGATTCCTTCCGACAGCGCAAGCCGAATACCAGCAGACCACCATCTATGCACGTGGATGACTATGTGGCAAGGGAGAGAAACATTGATGGGGTTACTAATGTAATAGCAGTGCCACGAACAGGATCTACTGGTGGGCGACCCCCATCAATCCATGTGGATGAATTTATGGCGAGACAAAGGGAGCGCCAGAACCCTTCAGCAACAGTAGTGGGAGAAGCTGTGGGACATCTAAAAAATGCTTCTCCTGTGAAAGCTACAGATGTAGAGAAGTCAAACAAATCTAAACAATTAAAAACAGATCTTGATGACGATCTTCAAGGAATTGATATAGTTTTTGATGAAGAGGAGTCTGACTCTGATGATAAGTTGCCATTCCTTCAACCAGATGATAATTTACAGCAGCCTGCCCCAGTTATTGTTGAGCAAAGCTCTCCCCACTCAATTGTTGAAGAGACAGAAAGTGATGCTGTTGATAGTAGTCAATTTTCTCATATGGGTACTCCATTAGGATCAAACATTGATGAAAATGCTCAGAGTGAATTTTCTTCAAAGGTTTCTGGTTCACGACCTGATATGCCATTGACTCGTGAATCAAGTGTTTCTTCGGACAGGAAGTATGGTGAGCAGAGTGATGACACAAGGATTGTTAAGATTTCTGGTGGAAATGATTCTGCAACAGCAAATAATTCGTATCCGGTGTCTGTTTACAATAATCCATCTGCAACATCTATGCAATTACCAATTGATTCAAGGATTGCTTCTCAGAATTTCTATTTAAAGAACAGTCCACAACATGGTAGTATTGCTACAGGTTCTCAAGGACTGTATGACCCTCGATTTTTTCCGAACCAACCTCCCTTACCACCCATGCCACCTCCACCAACAGTCTCACCTGTAATATCACATGGTACTGATTCAGTGCATGGCCAGTCGTCCTCATTTGTTAATTCTCCGGCAGGTGCACGCCGTCCAGTTACATTCCAA GGACCGTCAGATTATTCATCTCCATTCAACAATGGTTCAACGTCATTTGCATCTTCTCTTCCCATGCCAGATTCCAAATATTCGAGGAATTCTGTATCTTCCCCTAGTGGACCTAATAGATTTGCTCCTCCACTTCCTCCTACACCACCTCCTTATGCATCTAGTCCATATAATTTACCATCTGTCAAAACTTCTGTCTCCCAACCTGCTCCATATAATCAGGCAAGTATTGGGAATAATGAACTTTCTCAGGCATCCATTGCTCCTTCAGGATCCAGATTGTCATCCTACCCACCCTCGATGATGTCCATGGGGTACAATAGGCCAATGACTGTCTATGGTAACGCCCCAAATCAGCAACAGAATGACAACCAGCCAAGCTTCTTGCAGAGCATCTCTGTCCCTCAAGCTTCTTTTCAGTCAATGCATTCAGTTACTCAGTTGCAGCCACTGCAGCCTCCCCAGCTTTCACGACCTCCACAACCACCTCAGCTCCCTAGGCCCCCTGTTCAAGCTTTACAGCAGTTAGAGCAAGGCATGGCCATAAAGAGCAATGTTCAAGTGCATGAGTTACAGATGCTGCAACAGTCTCAGGTTTCTTCAATGCAGACATACTATCAAACCCAGCAACATCAGTTTTCACATGAGCAGCAACAGCAGCAAGTTCAAAACAGTCAACAAACGGGTGATGCTCAACCGCAGGAACATTCAGATGTTGGAATAAAATTACACGAATATTTTTCGTCTCCGGAGGCCATTCAG TCTTTGTTGAGTGACCGCGAAAAACTTTGTCAGCTGTTGGAGCACCATCCAAAATTAATGCAGATGCTTCAG GAAAAGATGAGCCAGATGTAG
- the LOC123895098 gene encoding protein virilizer homolog isoform X1, translated as MTVRRGRGESFQADVSAFSRGVAQSVSSGPTRRDSFRQRKPNTSRPPSMHVDDYVARERNIDGVTNVIAVPRTGSTGGRPPSIHVDEFMARQRERQNPSATVVGEAVGHLKNASPVKATDVEKSNKSKQLKTDLDDDLQGIDIVFDEEESDSDDKLPFLQPDDNLQQPAPVIVEQSSPHSIVEETESDAVDSSQFSHMGTPLGSNIDENAQSEFSSKVSGSRPDMPLTRESSVSSDRKYGEQSDDTRIVKISGGNDSATANNSYPVSVYNNPSATSMQLPIDSRIASQNFYLKNSPQHGSIATGSQGLYDPRFFPNQPPLPPMPPPPTVSPVISHGTDSVHGQSSSFVNSPAGARRPVTFQGPSDYSSPFNNGSTSFASSLPMPDSKYSRNSVSSPSGPNRFAPPLPPTPPPYASSPYNLPSVKTSVSQPAPYNQASIGNNELSQASIAPSGSRLSSYPPSMMSMGYNRPMTVYGNAPNQQQNDNQPSFLQSISVPQASFQSMHSVTQLQPLQPPQLSRPPQPPQLPRPPVQALQQLEQGMAIKSNVQVHELQMLQQSQVSSMQTYYQTQQHQFSHEQQQQQVQNSQQTGDAQPQEHSDVGIKLHEYFSSPEAIQSLLSDREKLCQLLEHHPKLMQMLQEQCYIQKSTI; from the exons ATGACAGTGAGACGAGGTAGAGGAGAAAGTTTTCAAGCTGATGTCTCTGCTTTTTCACGTGGCGTAGCACAGTCTGTTTCCTCTGGTCCTACACGGAGGGATTCCTTCCGACAGCGCAAGCCGAATACCAGCAGACCACCATCTATGCACGTGGATGACTATGTGGCAAGGGAGAGAAACATTGATGGGGTTACTAATGTAATAGCAGTGCCACGAACAGGATCTACTGGTGGGCGACCCCCATCAATCCATGTGGATGAATTTATGGCGAGACAAAGGGAGCGCCAGAACCCTTCAGCAACAGTAGTGGGAGAAGCTGTGGGACATCTAAAAAATGCTTCTCCTGTGAAAGCTACAGATGTAGAGAAGTCAAACAAATCTAAACAATTAAAAACAGATCTTGATGACGATCTTCAAGGAATTGATATAGTTTTTGATGAAGAGGAGTCTGACTCTGATGATAAGTTGCCATTCCTTCAACCAGATGATAATTTACAGCAGCCTGCCCCAGTTATTGTTGAGCAAAGCTCTCCCCACTCAATTGTTGAAGAGACAGAAAGTGATGCTGTTGATAGTAGTCAATTTTCTCATATGGGTACTCCATTAGGATCAAACATTGATGAAAATGCTCAGAGTGAATTTTCTTCAAAGGTTTCTGGTTCACGACCTGATATGCCATTGACTCGTGAATCAAGTGTTTCTTCGGACAGGAAGTATGGTGAGCAGAGTGATGACACAAGGATTGTTAAGATTTCTGGTGGAAATGATTCTGCAACAGCAAATAATTCGTATCCGGTGTCTGTTTACAATAATCCATCTGCAACATCTATGCAATTACCAATTGATTCAAGGATTGCTTCTCAGAATTTCTATTTAAAGAACAGTCCACAACATGGTAGTATTGCTACAGGTTCTCAAGGACTGTATGACCCTCGATTTTTTCCGAACCAACCTCCCTTACCACCCATGCCACCTCCACCAACAGTCTCACCTGTAATATCACATGGTACTGATTCAGTGCATGGCCAGTCGTCCTCATTTGTTAATTCTCCGGCAGGTGCACGCCGTCCAGTTACATTCCAA GGACCGTCAGATTATTCATCTCCATTCAACAATGGTTCAACGTCATTTGCATCTTCTCTTCCCATGCCAGATTCCAAATATTCGAGGAATTCTGTATCTTCCCCTAGTGGACCTAATAGATTTGCTCCTCCACTTCCTCCTACACCACCTCCTTATGCATCTAGTCCATATAATTTACCATCTGTCAAAACTTCTGTCTCCCAACCTGCTCCATATAATCAGGCAAGTATTGGGAATAATGAACTTTCTCAGGCATCCATTGCTCCTTCAGGATCCAGATTGTCATCCTACCCACCCTCGATGATGTCCATGGGGTACAATAGGCCAATGACTGTCTATGGTAACGCCCCAAATCAGCAACAGAATGACAACCAGCCAAGCTTCTTGCAGAGCATCTCTGTCCCTCAAGCTTCTTTTCAGTCAATGCATTCAGTTACTCAGTTGCAGCCACTGCAGCCTCCCCAGCTTTCACGACCTCCACAACCACCTCAGCTCCCTAGGCCCCCTGTTCAAGCTTTACAGCAGTTAGAGCAAGGCATGGCCATAAAGAGCAATGTTCAAGTGCATGAGTTACAGATGCTGCAACAGTCTCAGGTTTCTTCAATGCAGACATACTATCAAACCCAGCAACATCAGTTTTCACATGAGCAGCAACAGCAGCAAGTTCAAAACAGTCAACAAACGGGTGATGCTCAACCGCAGGAACATTCAGATGTTGGAATAAAATTACACGAATATTTTTCGTCTCCGGAGGCCATTCAG TCTTTGTTGAGTGACCGCGAAAAACTTTGTCAGCTGTTGGAGCACCATCCAAAATTAATGCAGATGCTTCAG GAACAATGTTATATACAAAAATCGACTATTTGA